The following is a genomic window from Mangifera indica cultivar Alphonso unplaced genomic scaffold, CATAS_Mindica_2.1 Un_0037, whole genome shotgun sequence.
CAGTTGGAGTTGATTCTCTCTCAACCCTATATTGTTGATAAAAATCCCTTAAACCATGCTTTAGCTTCTTCTTTACCCCAAATATTTCaagcttttgaatttttggtGAAACCCTAGAGATTCTGTCAAACCTAGTTCTTTGAGACTTCCATCCCTTTAAGCTTCTCATCATAGAAATTTGCCGATTCTCCATGTATTCCTATTGTCTagagattataatttttttacctttcaGGCGAATATAAAACTAGAAACTTTCTTCATCATCAACCTTGAAGAAGGGGGTTTGTATTGACTTTAGGTGATGAACTTCTGGGTCCTATTTGCTTATGTGttatttggtttgagtttgaaatcaaaattaagtttctaAGTAAAATTTAGGGTTCACGGTTGGGTTAGGTGTTTACATTTGGACTAATATACAATACTAGTTGAATCTTAAGCTTAAATTGATAGTCTTCTAGCTCAAGCTATAGAATTTGAAACTACCCGATcaatttgattatgatattgttaagagcaatattatatatacttactttaaatatataaattgatacacacttatatatatcattatgtaatttatattatttcgtctttaattcaaaattattcaatcacataattatatatatttaatatgtatttatttatatgtttaaattaaatacacataattttattatcacgTTCGACCAACTCCTACGTTGATGAAAAAACATGAGTACAAATTTTGGTGTCAAATCGTCCGGTAAGACGTTTAGGTTGATGGCGGTGTAGGGTTTGCTCCGTTGGATTGTCTACGGATAAGGCAGATTATTTGAAGTTATTAgcaaaattgaattattattattttttaaatattttctattacaTCTTAGAAGTGCTTTACtcatgatataaaataaattattttatggcTCCGGACTATTTTCATCTCATTAGTTCTTTTGATCTTTTTcagtgttaaaattttataaatattattatcccattttataaatttggttttttctaatatattaaaattttaaatatcatcgtattattgaatttattttattcttagtttaatattattaaattatattataatatatatttatttatattcttaaaataattacatctaattttattaaaacttttaataataatttaatactaGGAAACgcttacaatttttatttttctaaccgaatataaaaaaggaaagaaaacttgaaaattcACATGACGGCCTATTTTGATTTGGCAGCCCACCCACATGCCAATATGGGCCTTAACACCATgcttcaataataaaattattcatacatATTTTCAAGTACAAAAACATATGAATTGATGACGAATcgtaatatgattaaataattttaaattaataataaaataatatataattatataataatatattatttatatattaaaaaatatatacatataatattgctcaatatgcatattcattttttagaatacaaatgagtacatataatgtgttataatgtaattaagtgttattttatctttaattcaaaatcaccaaattatttgatgataaataTCAAATgtgtatctatatatatacttaaaatatatatatataatttttttataataagaaactctatttaaattaaaacatttttttgataGAATCAATCATATCAAGTAAGTCAAACTCTAGATctgaattaaataaatcaaaattttgatatttaaatgcTATATTCATATAGTTATATGAATAGTTTgacttataaaaaatatttgtaatttatttatttttcattaatgtgttataaatactattaatttaaatttattatatttaatttattacatttatatacttattaatAGTCTTAGTAGGCGTCTAAAAGATAATTTGGATAGCTAAAAGCACGACTCTAAAGTGAAGTGTCGAAGAaacacttaattttatttttggcccaaggacttattcccatccaaaatatattgtttttttttttaattttaaaattttcaaacacccACTTGTAGGTGATTAAAGTTAGCAAAATTCTAatcctttaaaaattaatctcttATGCGtcctctaaaccttaaaaactaaaagttttttcttatatcaagttttaaaaaatgacatttctcactttaggtttagttttcaattttcaaagcCAAATCCAATGACGAAGAGTCTCCACTATATCACCATGCTTTGACGacctctttctctttttatagaacttcgataaatgaaaattttgtttaaaaagacaaaactCTTCGTCTTCTTAAAAGAAGATGTCTAGAATCAGAGTtttaaaagaagagagaaaaactgTCAGAGTATGGTGATATGTCAGTGACTTTTCGTTATCGACAATAATACCAAATTTGACATTAAACATTGAAAactaactttataaaaaaaaaattattttttaaaacttgacataagagaaaacttttaatttttaaaatttaaaaaaaaattaaaatttaatttatttttaataaatatataaaataataattttattcttaaaattaataaatttaactcttatatataattgtttgggatttttataattaaaaaataaaaattaaaaaaaaagaatgcaCTTTATGTGAGAataagccctttggcctttcattCTACAAAAAGGTGTTTGGACAATCATTTAGAcgatttatttctttcttttataacacttgaaataaattattcaaatttacttaaataccctttttGCTAACGGAATTTGATAACGTTAACTATTTATGGGTGGCATTTTGtcttttcatcaaaccttgggtgggaagaagTTCTTTGGTCCTCTATGAAAAGGCGCTTGGACAATCATATGCAAGACACactaaaaaggaaaacaaaaaaaagggaaaaactaCTCTATCTGGAAATACGAACTTCTAGAAAGTTATGGGCGTTGGGTTTGGGATTTTGGTACCTGCCAACAGTTGTCCATCTATCTAATGTATCACACGTCTTTTTAAACTATAGTTTGGTTGGCCACtcgtaaattaaaattaaattaataaataatattgtgtatataatttttttataaattataatatattattatataataatataattaaaaattaaaaaaataattctaaattatataataatacatcgtGTTTTATACGTAAAATTACGcacaattatgtatatattattattgtaaattaGTATACTTTGCTTTCTTCTAAATCTATTTCACTTTATTGCCCATTCATGGAAAAGAGAAGCTACAacccacaaaaaataaaactcgaTCTGAAACATGTTCCTCCTCTAGATCCTTCAATCATCACCCCATCATCCAAGGCatcttgttttttattgtttgataaatcttttcttttgtttatttgtgaagtttgtttttatatatttgacgATATTTGCAGGTTAAGTATGAGAAACACAGACCAAATTCAGGAGTTTTTGCGCCTCGAGTGGTAAAGGCTTGGCCTAAAGAGGGAGCGAAAGTTGCTGAATTTGACGATGCCTCAAAACTACGGCAAAATTTGAAGGTTGGAGGTGCAAGTTTTTGTTCTACAAAGTGCATAGACCCAAATAGCACTAAAAACAACATCCACGGAAAGAATATTGAAAGCAGTACTGGGAATGAAAAGCGGTTGAGTGAATCAAAAAGTGAAGGTAAAATCTTGAGTTTTTCACTGTTTTGATGTTGTTTTAGTCCTCTGTTTTCTGGGTTCTCTTCACTTGTCATTTCTAGCAGCTTCCATGGTGCATGTGGATTTTGTTAGTGAATGAAATTTCTGTTGTTTCTATTGAAATTACAAGGTTGCCTTGTGTGAACCAAACTTGATAGCTGTAATTATTAATTGGTTAGTGTAATTTTGTATTTAGGCTCAGTTTTAATTGAggatttgtgttaaaaattagttttttttttttctcaatcttGATCAGAAAGGCCTACAAGCACTTCCACAATGGCATTTTTTAAGACTACTTTTTTATCAATGAAGGAATGCTACTCAGAGGTTGGCAACTACTGATTTTTAGGCGACAAGGCCTTCTAGGCAGGTTCACTCCATTAGGAGTCTTCCAATAGTTCAGTCAATGGTTTAGCAATATGACCATATCCCCTTATAAGCCTCCTATAATACCCAAAAAGGCCAAGGAACTCTCTTAACTGCTTAGTCGTTTTAGATATGGACGAATCCTTTGTTGCTTGCGCTTTTTGAGGGTCTGTTCTTACCCCTTCTGCAGTTATAATATACACCAAGTTTTCAATTTGTTGGCAGCCAAATACACACTTATTTCTCTTAGCATAACTAGTTTATTTTCAAGGTTTCacaaacaattttcaaatggaGTATATGCTCTTCCTTGTTACTCCTATACGCCAggatatcatttaaaaaaaaaatagaaaaagaaaaatgacaacGAAAACGAAAACAAACTTacttaaatattgttttaaaaggGAGttcataatatttacaaaaggTGGATGGGGCATCGGTGAGGCCAAAAGGCATCACCATGAACTTATAGTGCTCTTCAGGGGTCTTCAAAGTTTCTCTGTAGAAGTCAGACTCATTCTAATTTGTCAATATCCTGACCTTAAAATCTACCTTAGAAAAATTCACTGCCCTCCCAAGCTCATCATGTAACTTTTCTATTAGGAGTATGGGATACCTATCTTTAATGGTTAATTGGTTGAGTGCCCTGTAGTCTATATGTATATTCCAAGTGCCATCTTTTTCTTAACTAATACTAAAAGAATTGAGTATGAGCAAAAACTACCTCTAATCACCCCAACATCTAATATCTTTTTCGCTATTTTCTCTGTCACATCTTTTTGTAAGCCCTCATACCTATAGGTTTTTATGTTCACTGGTTGGGCCCTTCCTTAAGAACTATTCAATGATCCTACAACCTCCAAGGGGGAAGGCCTTTCAGCTCTTCAAAGACTTGAACTGTTGCAGTAGGGCCTCCAATTCTGCCCGTTGGTTTGGACTAGGATTACTAATGACCTTTATTTCATACAATTATGCACTTCCCTCCTACCTTTCTTACTACAACAACTGTATGGAAGCTAATTGTTGTTGTTTACACAACAGTTTGTAGAGCTATTAGTCTTCAATCACATTCACCTCATTGCCCCTTTCTCCTTGTATTGTTGACATGAAGAGTAAACACTAtccttaatttttcaaaattccaTAATATATCTCACCAACCATTGGACCCCGATATTAAGTCATAACTATCTAGGGTTAAGGTGTAAGCTTTCACATTGAAAATTTGTCCTTGCACTCCATAATTTTCCAGTAGTGCTAGTTTGCAAGTCTTGCCCATTGGCTATGGTTACTTGTACTCCTTTAACTAACTTAAAAGGACACCCCAACTTGTGAGCACTTTTCTCACTCGATAAGTTGTGAGTGCTGGCCGAGTCAACCAGCACATACAACCTTCTCTTCCTGTGCATTCCAATTCCATTAAACCTCATAGTTCTAAACCCTACTAAACCTTGCAAGGCATGGAGGGAAAGAGGCATCAAGTTATACTCGTTTGAATCCTCCTCCTTCCTTGTTACTTCTTCTTTCTTGTTCCTAGTCTTTACCTGAAGTTGTAGTACAAATGTCTGCTTCTTTTTTCCCTTGTTCCCTAGGGAATATCTCTCATCATATCAAAAGCAAAGGGCCTTGGTATCAAACAACACTCTGGTTATTATTCTATAGTTATGTGGGATTGGAAAGGGGGATGGGGTTGGGGGGTAATCTACGTTGGTTAGGCATGGGCAACAATCCATTGGGGCTGTTGAGTTTATAATGTGGTTGGGTGTTGTTAATAACTACACTGGGACTCTTATGTACATTATGCAGATTTGGGGTTCTGGTTACAAGTTTTGGCTGATCTCTAAGAGTAGCCATTGTTATTTCTTGTAACTTAGCAAGAAAATAAGCTTTGGCTAAAGTTTTAGGCTTGAACATTCTTATGGGCGTCTGTAATGCATCAATCAATCCAAAGAGAATGAAATTAAGTGCCTAATCTTCACGTCTGTCAACCTTAAAATATAGTTCATCAAACTCATCCAAATTTTGTTATTGTGTACTTCTTTCAAGTTGCGCTAATTTGACAAGGGTTGTCATAAGCATGGCTACCAAAGTGAGCTCCCATCGACTGCACATACCCCTCCCATGGAACCAAAGCATCACCCCAATATTTAGTGAGCCCTTGATGCCACTGGATTGCCCTTTCCTCAAGATGTAGAGTGGCAATTTTAATCGGTCCTCTATTAGGGTTCCATCTATTTCAAAGAAATATTTGGCTCTCAAAATCCGGTTTCCATTAAAATGGGGAAACTCCAACTTTGTAGCACATCCCCATGGAGATTGAAACTCCATATTTGCTTTGTCAAAAATAAAGTTCAATATGTGTGGTTTCCtgaaatgaatttgaatctCAAAGACACCCCAGTGTATGATAATTCCTGACCTGTCTACagttatttatctaataatatctACTTAGGTTCTTAAGGTTGAATGGTTTTTAGATTCAAGCAGTCATTGGACTAGTCATTTACTTATTCATTCTCTTTTGAGAGCACCTTTGGTTTTTGGAATCTGTCTGAAttgaaatttcattatattataattttgttgtgtaGATGCTCCAGTTAAGGTCTCAGCGAAGTCACAATTGCATGAGGTCTGCGCTGCAAAAAATTGGAAGCCTCCTTTGTTCGAGTGCTTCAAAGAAGAGGGACCAGACCACTTTAAATTGTAAGTATGCTCTGCCATAAGACTACTTAAGTTTCAGTCTTCTTTTGTTTATAATACTAGCTATTGCTATGTTACAGAAACCCTGTGGTTACTGCATTGACTGCAGGATTGCTACTTTTTGCGAAACTTATTGCTTTAGGTTGTGTGAATGCTGTAAGATTTCCCAGGCTGTGCCTAATATGAAATGCTGTAAACAGGTTCACCTACAAGGTGACTTTTGTTATAGAATCCTCGAAAACCTTTTTGGAGAGCTTCAGTGCTCCTCAGCCTACGAAAAAAACAGCAGCAGAGCATGCAGCTGAAGGGGCATTGTGGTACTTGAATCATTTGGGCTATTTTCCAATCCAGAAATGAAGTTCAACTAACAAATTTCAAGCACCCACTTAGATTAGATCGTCTCTTTCCTCTCACACCAACAGAGGCTAGTAGCAAGAAATTGTAACAAATTCGTTGTTTGCTTGAACTCTTTGGTATAATTTGTTCAATGACTTGTatattcaaaacaataaaactatgtgaactgagttttgagtatctaattggGTATTTAGATGATGtataatcatgtgattgagtgattgtgaattaaagataaaataactctcaatcacataatgacatatcatttgaatacttaattagCTACTCAAAACTAGGTGTATATAGTATTACGCTattcaaaattgtaaaaatcaTTTGAATACTCAATTAGCTACGtgtatatagtattgctctattcaaaattgtaaatctCTGTTCAGCTGACGCCATTGAGAGGAAATAAAGTGTACATGATCTGACTTTATTTGAAGTAGCCTCTTTGTTGTCATTAGCAGTGACTTCTGTATTAGTAGTAGTCTTTGTAAGGACCactttatgtaaatttttatctGTAATTCAGAATTTAATCAAAGAGTCGGCTTTTACATAGTGACTATTTATTTCTCATTAGGCTATTCTGTGGTCTCAGATGATTCACcttagaaattatatttaataataaaataaatcacagTTGATCATACCACTTATGCTAAATCTTGTATGTTCTTAGCCtaattgagagtttgagagttTTCAGATTCTTGTTTTGCATATACtacatagaaataaaaaatataaaccatAAATTGATagatcattttatatatatgtgtgtttgTGTGTACGAATGTTTTCGTTGTTGTTTATGTGGTATTCAGCAGCAGATCTGAGAATCcagaaagaaaattgaagaagTAAGAAACCCTAGTTGGATTTGCATACTTTTTATGTAATTTCCATCAACAGTTAGCTCAGATTATAATCCACAATTCttgattaataatttcttgTCATCGCAGTGCTAAATGAGCAAAAGTTGAATTAGTTTTTCTGTTTATTGAACAATAATAAGTCTGCTGTGACAGTTTTATATCACCACTTTGATTTGTGACTTTAAATTGGGCAACTCCAATCACATAAAATCACTAACACATCCACAAAAAGCTTTCAACAGGGGACGAAGATAAGAATGCCTGCAAAATTGGatttattgattgaaaaaaagGTAGCAAGAATACGCATATACTATAATAGTAGAGTATACAGTAAATTCGCTTATTCCAAAATTTTCTCAACCTGGGATTGCCGGAGGGACAATCTCTTCTGTTGGATTATTCCAAAACTTCTCTACCTTCTTGTAAAATCAAGGGTTATTCCAAAATTGAAATGATCTTCTTTTGAAACTCCTGCATCCTTTCACTTAAACAGTGTAGTGCTGTTGAATGGTATCAATGTCAAGTCCCTTCAGTTTCACCACAGACTCAACATGCCCTTTGAGTGTGTGAAGTTCTCTTAGCCTGGTAATCAACAAATGGAAACAAAATGTCAGCTGTTAACATATAAACAATGAGATCGGCTTGAAGTGATCGTTACCTGGCAACTTCGGCACGCCTCTTCGCCTGCTCTGCAATCTCGGACAACTCCCTATAGCCCCTTTCAGGTTCAGGAGGCTGCAGTCCATGGAGGGTACGTTGCGCCAGAGCCCATTGTGCCTCTCGTTCTCCCTTACCGTAATCCTTCTTTGTTGTGAAAGCAGTCTGTAATATATAATGAAGTGCAATGTGAGGGCAAATTCAGATTCATAAGCCCTTTTATGTTTGAAAGACCAACAGAATAAGTTGATACCTTCTTCTGGAGGAGGGTATCCCAGGGCCTGCCGTTTATGATAAATCTAACCAGGAATTTGATAACATCCAATGGAAAATAGGTGACAATGCTGTAGAGCCATATAACTCCAGCCCATCCCCAGCCAATACCATGAATTTTTGCAAAGCCAAAATTTGCATATACAGCTATGAGTGTAGCCAACTGTAAGTcaagaaggaaaatataattgggtaatatattgtatgatacaagGAACCTGACCTGAAATTTCGCAAACTCACCAGTTGTGCGATAAAGAAGGCAGTGACAAGTAGAAGACCCGGGCGTTCCATGAAAGACCAGCTCCGGGACCGGGTGACAAAGATCAGTGCTTGACTCACAATACTTACTTGGAGGTAGACTGCTGATGTGAGCTCATGGTAGTTCTTATTTATAGGTCTCACTCCGAACTTATcctgaaaatatttgacaaagtTTAATTAATTGTGCAGAGAAAATGGAGGTGCTAATTTAGCAAGGTGCAGGATTCCTACTGTGAAGAAGGTTGAACTGTAAGCAGCCCAGAAG
Proteins encoded in this region:
- the LOC123206441 gene encoding ribonuclease 3-like protein 1 isoform X1 encodes the protein MEKRSYNPQKIKLDLKHVPPLDPSIITPSSKVKYEKHRPNSGVFAPRVVKAWPKEGAKVAEFDDASKLRQNLKVGGASFCSTKCIDPNSTKNNIHGKNIESSTGNEKRLSESKSEDAPVKVSAKSQLHEVCAAKNWKPPLFECFKEEGPDHFKLIATFCETYCFRLCECCKISQAVPNMKCCKQVHLQGDFCYRILENLFGELQCSSAYEKNSSRACS
- the LOC123206441 gene encoding ribonuclease 3-like protein 1 isoform X2, with translation MEKRSYNPQKIKLDLKHVPPLDPSIITPSSKVKYEKHRPNSGVFAPRVVKAWPKEGAKVAEFDDASKLRQNLKVGGASFCSTKCIDPNSTKNNIHGKNIESSTGNEKRLSESKSEDAPVKVSAKSQLHEVCAAKNWKPPLFECFKEEGPDHFKLFTYKVTFVIESSKTFLESFSAPQPTKKTAAEHAAEGALWYLNHLGYFPIQK
- the LOC123206441 gene encoding ribonuclease 3-like protein 1 isoform X3, with product MEKRSYNPQKIKLDLKHVPPLDPSIITPSSKVKYEKHRPNSGVFAPRVVKAWPKEGAKVAEFDDASKLRQNLKVGGASFCSTKCIDPNSTKNNIHGKNIESSTGNEKRLSESKSEDAPVKVSAKSQLHEVCAAKNWKPPLFECFKEEGPDHFKLNPVVTALTAGLLLFAKLIALGCVNAVRFPRLCLI